In one Brienomyrus brachyistius isolate T26 chromosome 5, BBRACH_0.4, whole genome shotgun sequence genomic region, the following are encoded:
- the LOC125742521 gene encoding polymerase delta-interacting protein 3-like isoform X2 produces the protein MPAFRRGGGTVGRTFDARQKIGVADIRQRIGGIRDAREKLVQKDARFRIRGRGAGGAVQDARQMINSRKQLQQSQSVAPLHSQSAQSHGNSIGANSHATLSGLASPQGLTNRVLGLEQGAGPKKVVDARDRLSLKRSVAVALPTVGSPLPIKITKTIQQKPVGMTSGVRINIPNRNTESPSSEDDLIPSKHSFLHTKPGAISTPFSLSTPITKVVQNDTYTAPASPATPPRAAPAQQGTRTAPAAVQPVSRTLVTGQGQQGAASGGSAAPPAAAQPAFSPLEGTKMTVNNLHPRVTEEDIVELFCVCGALKRARLLKVGVAEVVFVRKDDAINAYRKYNNRCLDGQPMRCNLHIQGNVITSDQPILLRLSDTPGGGGRKEGARASLSRSGRSNSSQPTPEVDPQTILKALFKSSPQVAPSSDATGAQSAAYRVKI, from the exons AT GCCTGCATTTCGGCGGGGTGGCGGCACCGTCGGCAGGACGTTTGATGCCAGACAGAAAATTGGAGTCGCCGATATCAGACAGAGGATTGGTGGAATTAGAG ATGCCCGCGAGAAGCTGGTCCAGAAGGACGCCCGCTTCCGCAtcagagggaggggggcaggaggggCCGTGCAGGATGCCAGGCAGATGATCAACTCTCGCAAGCAGCTGCAGCAGTCGCAGAGCGTAGCGCCGCTGCACTCGCAGTCGGCGCAGTCGCACGGCAACAGCATTGGCGCCAACTCGCATGCCACCCTCTCAGGCCTCGCTTCCCCGCAGGGgttaaccaatagggtgctagGGTTGGAGCAGGGGGCAGGACCTAAGAAGGTGGTGGATGCACGGGATAGGCTCAGCCTGAAGAGGAGTGTAGCTGTAGCCTTGCCAACGGTTGGGTCTCCTTTACCTATCAAAATTACAAAGACCATCCAG CAAAAGCCGGTGGGCATGACTAGCGGGGTCCGCATCAACATACCGAACCGGAACACCGAG TCTCCCTCGAGTGAGGATGACCTCATCCCCAGCAAGCACAGTTTCCTTCACACAAAG cctggagccATTAGTACTCCCTTCTCCCTGTCCACCCCCATCACCAAGGTTGTCCAGAATGACACCTACACTGCGCCGGCCTCACCCGCCACACCCCCCAGAGCCGCTCCTGcccagcagggcacacgcacggCCCCCGCTGCCGTGCAGCCCGTGTCGCGCACTCTCGTCACTGGCCAGGGTCAGCAGGGGGCCGCCAGTGGGGGCTCCGCTGCACCGCCGGCTGCTGCGCAA CCTGCGTTCAGTCCTTTAGAAGGGACCAAGATGACGGTGAACAACCTGCACCCCCGTGTTACGGAGGAGGACATTGTG GAGCTGTTCTGCGTCTGCGGTGCCCTGAAGCGAGCCCGGCTCCTCAAGGTTGGCGTTGCTGAAGTGGTGTTTGTGCGCAAGGACGACGCCATTAATGCCTACAGGAAATACAACAACCGCTGCCTGGATG GCCAGCCAATGAGGTGCAATCTACATATACAGGGAAACGTGATCACCTCAGACCAGCCAATTCTGCT GAGACTAAGCGATACTCCAGGAGGAGGTGGCCGGAAGGAAGGAGCTCGCGCCTCCCTCTCTCGCTCGGGCCGTAGCAACTCCTCTCAGCCCACACCGGAGGTGGATCCCCAAACCATCTTAAAGGCACTTTTCAAATCCTCGCCTCAGGTG
- the LOC125742521 gene encoding polymerase delta-interacting protein 3-like isoform X1 yields MADLSLDELIRRRGLNSKWTDSRPAFRRGGGTVGRTFDARQKIGVADIRQRIGGIRDAREKLVQKDARFRIRGRGAGGAVQDARQMINSRKQLQQSQSVAPLHSQSAQSHGNSIGANSHATLSGLASPQGLTNRVLGLEQGAGPKKVVDARDRLSLKRSVAVALPTVGSPLPIKITKTIQQKPVGMTSGVRINIPNRNTESPSSEDDLIPSKHSFLHTKPGAISTPFSLSTPITKVVQNDTYTAPASPATPPRAAPAQQGTRTAPAAVQPVSRTLVTGQGQQGAASGGSAAPPAAAQPAFSPLEGTKMTVNNLHPRVTEEDIVELFCVCGALKRARLLKVGVAEVVFVRKDDAINAYRKYNNRCLDGQPMRCNLHIQGNVITSDQPILLRLSDTPGGGGRKEGARASLSRSGRSNSSQPTPEVDPQTILKALFKSSPQVAPSSDATGAQSAAYRVKI; encoded by the exons GCCTGCATTTCGGCGGGGTGGCGGCACCGTCGGCAGGACGTTTGATGCCAGACAGAAAATTGGAGTCGCCGATATCAGACAGAGGATTGGTGGAATTAGAG ATGCCCGCGAGAAGCTGGTCCAGAAGGACGCCCGCTTCCGCAtcagagggaggggggcaggaggggCCGTGCAGGATGCCAGGCAGATGATCAACTCTCGCAAGCAGCTGCAGCAGTCGCAGAGCGTAGCGCCGCTGCACTCGCAGTCGGCGCAGTCGCACGGCAACAGCATTGGCGCCAACTCGCATGCCACCCTCTCAGGCCTCGCTTCCCCGCAGGGgttaaccaatagggtgctagGGTTGGAGCAGGGGGCAGGACCTAAGAAGGTGGTGGATGCACGGGATAGGCTCAGCCTGAAGAGGAGTGTAGCTGTAGCCTTGCCAACGGTTGGGTCTCCTTTACCTATCAAAATTACAAAGACCATCCAG CAAAAGCCGGTGGGCATGACTAGCGGGGTCCGCATCAACATACCGAACCGGAACACCGAG TCTCCCTCGAGTGAGGATGACCTCATCCCCAGCAAGCACAGTTTCCTTCACACAAAG cctggagccATTAGTACTCCCTTCTCCCTGTCCACCCCCATCACCAAGGTTGTCCAGAATGACACCTACACTGCGCCGGCCTCACCCGCCACACCCCCCAGAGCCGCTCCTGcccagcagggcacacgcacggCCCCCGCTGCCGTGCAGCCCGTGTCGCGCACTCTCGTCACTGGCCAGGGTCAGCAGGGGGCCGCCAGTGGGGGCTCCGCTGCACCGCCGGCTGCTGCGCAA CCTGCGTTCAGTCCTTTAGAAGGGACCAAGATGACGGTGAACAACCTGCACCCCCGTGTTACGGAGGAGGACATTGTG GAGCTGTTCTGCGTCTGCGGTGCCCTGAAGCGAGCCCGGCTCCTCAAGGTTGGCGTTGCTGAAGTGGTGTTTGTGCGCAAGGACGACGCCATTAATGCCTACAGGAAATACAACAACCGCTGCCTGGATG GCCAGCCAATGAGGTGCAATCTACATATACAGGGAAACGTGATCACCTCAGACCAGCCAATTCTGCT GAGACTAAGCGATACTCCAGGAGGAGGTGGCCGGAAGGAAGGAGCTCGCGCCTCCCTCTCTCGCTCGGGCCGTAGCAACTCCTCTCAGCCCACACCGGAGGTGGATCCCCAAACCATCTTAAAGGCACTTTTCAAATCCTCGCCTCAGGTG